The following proteins come from a genomic window of Ailuropoda melanoleuca isolate Jingjing chromosome 2, ASM200744v2, whole genome shotgun sequence:
- the TMEM185B gene encoding transmembrane protein 185B: protein MNPRGLFQDFNPSKFLIYACLLLFSVLLPLRLDGIIQWSYWAVFAPIWLWKLLVIAGASVGAGVWARNPRYRTEGEACVEFKAMLIAVAIHLLLLMFEVLVCDRVERGTHFWLLVFMPLFFVSPVSVAACVWGFRHDRSLELEILCSVNILQFIFIALRLDRIIHWPWLVVFVPLWILMSFLCLVVLYNIVWSLLFLRSLDVVAEQRRTHVTMAISWITIVVPLLTFEVLLVHRLDGHNTFSYIAIFVPLWLSLITLMATTFRRKGGNHWWFGIRRDFCQFLLEIFPFLREYGNISYDLQHEDSEDAEETSVPDAPKIAPMFGKKARVVITQSPGKYVPPPPKLNIDMPD, encoded by the coding sequence ATGAACCCCAGGGGCCTGTTCCAGGACTTCAACCCGAGTAAGTTCCTCATCTACgcctgcctgctgctcttctcGGTGCTGCTGCCCCTCCGCCTGGACGGCATCATCCAGTGGAGCTACTGGGCCGTCTTCGCCCCCATATGGCTGTGGAAGCTGCTGGTCATCGCCGGCGCCTCCGTGGGCGCGGGCGTTTGGGCCCGCAACCCCCGATACCGCACCGAGGGGGAGGCCTGCGTGGAGTTCAAAGCCATGTTGATCGCCGTGGCCATCCACTTGCTGCTGCTCATGTTCGAAGTCCTGGTCTGCGACAGGGTGGAGAGGGGGACCCACTTCTGGCTGCTGGTCTTCATGCCACTTTTCTTCGTATCCCCAGTGTCCGTGGCCGCCTGCGTCTGGGGCTTCCGACACGATAGGTCGCTAGAGCTGGAGATCCTGTGCTCTGTCAACATCCTGCAGTTCATCTTCATCGCCCTGAGGCTGGACAGGATTATCCACTGGCCGTGGCTAGTGGTGTTCGTGCCCCTGTGGATTCTCATGTCGTTCCTCTGCCTAGTCGTCCTCTATAACATCGTCTGGTCCCTCCTGTTCCTGCGCTCCTTGGATGTGGTTGCGGAACAGCGGAGGACACACGTGACCATGGCCATCAGCTGGATAACGATTGTCGTGCCCTTGCTCACTTTTGAGGTTCTGCTAGTTCACAGATTAGATGGCCACAACACGTTCTCTTACATCGCCATATTTGTCCCCCTTTGGCTTTCGTTGATAACTTTAATGGCCACGACATTTAGGCGAAAAGGAGGCAATCATTGGTGGTTTGGTATTCGCAGAGATTTCTGTCAGTTTCTGCttgaaattttcccatttttaagagAATATGGGAACATTTCCTATGATCTACAGCACGAAGACAGTGAAGATGCTGAAGAAACATCAGTTCCGGATGCTCCGAAAATTGCTCCGATGTTTGGAAAGAAGGCCAGGGTAGTCataacccagagtcctgggaaatATGTTCCCCCGCCTCCCAAGTTAAATATTGATATGCCGGATTAA